The following proteins are co-located in the Mesorhizobium sp. M1E.F.Ca.ET.045.02.1.1 genome:
- a CDS encoding transposase: MAPGANVSAIARQAGLATSQLFGWRRKAIKSGAVTPQRDADRLGFVGVTHPASSTVEIC, encoded by the coding sequence ATGGCTCCGGGCGCGAATGTGTCGGCGATCGCGCGACAGGCTGGACTGGCGACCTCGCAGCTGTTCGGCTGGCGGCGCAAGGCGATCAAGAGCGGTGCGGTCACGCCGCAGCGGGATGCGGATCGGCTTGGCTTTGTCGGGGTCACCCACCCGGCGTCTTCAACGGTCGAGATCTGTTAG
- a CDS encoding penicillin acylase family protein: MLSTHGQATQSIRSIEVSGLNEPVEIAIDRWGLAHIRAHGLEDLFFAQGYNAARDRLWQIDLWRKRGLGLLAADFGPGFLEQDRASRLFMYRGDMAAEWAAYSPDANAICQAFVTGINAYVDRVKRGQERLPPEFGKLGTSPSRWKAEDVVRIRSHGIIRNGVSEIVRANVLARAGTRVDALRRYLEPQVQPATDPNLALRAIPLAVINAFNLATASVTFSQERLTARLEMAALWNRVDTLGEVVQAIESEGSNNWAVSRLRSATGRPIMAMDPHRPQAVPALRYMVHLSMPGFDAIGAGEPAVPGISLGHNGRSAFSLTIFPADQEDVYVYETKPGDSVAYRYGDGWATMTAVEEVFDVKGCVPQILPLRFTRHGPVVYEDRESRKAFAIRTLWSEPGSAPYLASLSAVRAKSFDEYRKALRNWGTPSTNHLYADVTGTIGWQTAGKIPIRPNWNGLLPVPGDGRYEWSGYVAPEDLPSARNPERGFLATANEMNLPSGWKVDNPPIGYEWSDRSRAQRICRVLDGQPKHTLGDSCALQNDLYSIPAERMQAILRHLRFENEAAGRAAAHMLAWDCVTDPESSPAALFETWITSHLKPALYQAFTKGDKIDALLQPGDIQSVLSFSERPEEWLESNADAARRDIFQHTLGAAWRDCETRFGGAPRLWQWGKLHKLSLEHALSRAFPELSASFDLEPMELGGSGSTPMCAVYRPDDYQTIAGPSVRMVIDVGNWDNSLFINFPGQSGDPESPNYSNMKEDWQNGKYKPLLYSTEAIEQATALRIMLKPVRRPQ, translated from the coding sequence ATGCTATCGACACATGGACAAGCAACTCAGTCAATCAGAAGCATCGAGGTCAGCGGCCTCAATGAACCGGTCGAAATTGCTATCGATAGATGGGGGCTGGCCCACATTCGCGCGCATGGCTTGGAGGATCTCTTCTTCGCACAGGGTTACAACGCCGCGCGCGATCGCCTGTGGCAGATTGACCTTTGGCGCAAGCGAGGACTCGGACTATTAGCGGCGGATTTCGGTCCCGGATTCCTCGAGCAAGATCGCGCTTCCCGTCTTTTCATGTACCGCGGAGACATGGCAGCCGAGTGGGCGGCATATTCGCCTGACGCCAATGCGATTTGCCAAGCATTTGTCACCGGGATTAATGCCTACGTGGACCGCGTGAAGCGCGGCCAGGAAAGGCTTCCTCCCGAGTTCGGGAAGCTCGGCACTAGTCCGTCGCGCTGGAAAGCCGAAGACGTCGTACGCATCCGAAGCCACGGCATTATACGCAATGGGGTCTCTGAGATTGTGCGGGCGAATGTTCTGGCAAGGGCAGGAACGAGGGTGGATGCCCTACGCAGATATCTTGAACCTCAGGTTCAGCCCGCTACCGATCCCAACCTGGCATTGAGGGCCATTCCTCTTGCCGTCATCAATGCCTTCAATTTGGCGACCGCTTCCGTCACCTTCAGTCAGGAACGCCTCACTGCCCGCCTGGAGATGGCCGCTCTCTGGAATCGCGTCGATACGCTGGGAGAGGTCGTACAGGCAATCGAGTCGGAAGGTTCGAATAACTGGGCCGTCTCGCGCTTACGAAGCGCAACCGGCCGTCCCATTATGGCGATGGACCCGCACAGGCCACAAGCGGTACCGGCGCTCCGCTACATGGTGCACCTCTCGATGCCTGGCTTCGATGCGATTGGCGCGGGCGAGCCTGCCGTGCCCGGCATCTCTCTGGGGCATAATGGTCGCAGCGCTTTCTCGCTCACCATTTTCCCCGCCGACCAGGAGGATGTCTACGTCTACGAGACGAAACCTGGCGATTCGGTCGCCTACCGCTATGGCGACGGCTGGGCGACCATGACGGCAGTTGAGGAAGTGTTCGATGTGAAGGGTTGCGTGCCGCAGATCCTACCCTTGCGCTTCACTCGGCATGGTCCAGTCGTCTACGAGGATAGGGAAAGCCGGAAGGCTTTTGCCATTCGCACCCTTTGGAGCGAACCGGGGTCGGCTCCCTACCTTGCAAGCCTCTCCGCCGTGCGCGCCAAATCCTTCGACGAATACCGGAAGGCCCTGCGCAACTGGGGAACGCCTTCGACCAATCACCTCTATGCCGACGTAACCGGGACGATTGGTTGGCAGACGGCCGGCAAGATCCCGATCCGGCCCAACTGGAACGGACTTTTGCCTGTGCCGGGCGACGGACGCTACGAGTGGAGCGGCTATGTGGCGCCTGAAGATTTGCCGTCGGCCCGAAATCCCGAACGGGGCTTCCTTGCGACAGCCAACGAGATGAATCTGCCGTCGGGCTGGAAGGTGGACAATCCACCGATCGGATACGAATGGAGCGACCGAAGCCGGGCGCAACGCATTTGCCGCGTTTTGGATGGCCAGCCGAAACACACACTCGGCGACTCTTGTGCACTTCAGAATGATCTTTATTCGATCCCAGCGGAGCGCATGCAGGCGATCCTCCGCCATCTGCGGTTCGAAAACGAGGCAGCGGGCCGTGCGGCAGCCCATATGCTCGCTTGGGACTGTGTGACGGATCCAGAGTCGTCGCCAGCCGCACTTTTCGAGACCTGGATCACAAGTCACCTGAAACCGGCGCTTTATCAGGCTTTCACGAAAGGCGATAAGATCGACGCTCTACTGCAGCCCGGCGACATCCAATCCGTGCTCTCGTTTTCGGAAAGGCCCGAGGAATGGTTGGAGAGCAATGCCGACGCGGCGCGCCGGGACATTTTTCAGCATACGCTGGGGGCGGCATGGCGCGACTGCGAAACCCGCTTCGGAGGAGCCCCTAGACTTTGGCAATGGGGCAAGCTCCATAAGCTATCTCTTGAGCATGCGCTGAGCCGCGCTTTCCCCGAACTGTCGGCGTCCTTCGACCTAGAACCTATGGAGCTTGGCGGCAGCGGCTCAACACCGATGTGTGCTGTCTACCGGCCCGACGACTATCAGACCATCGCAGGCCCGTCCGTGCGAATGGTCATCGATGTAGGAAACTGGGACAACAGTCTTTTTATAAATTTTCCTGGGCAGTCGGGCGATCCGGAGTCGCCGAACTACAGCAACATGAAGGAAGATTGGCAAAACGGCAAATACAAGCCACTCCTCTATTCGACGGAAGCAATCGAGCAAGCGACAGCATTGCGGATCATGCTGAAACCGGTCCGACGCCCGCAGTGA
- a CDS encoding transposase, with protein MKEPAVCIIDEAGKVYRAMKVASHPVDLRGCSRILLGILSGSGLKPDLYPMAVRASCQSWLAGDLHRDPAHQGISPGPAEQIRSHLFLRCPDGAKRRALLSARKLLQDRAIAIEKDIRGICAISGLKVGMVSAAKFEQRIHELAEGLPDLIELLEPLLDARSKLRQHFAALHRNVLVLAREDGRCRLMTVPGGRAGRGASLHRNHGHCDPLRSFKAVGPVLGLTPMLSESGESRRVGRISLCGDAMVRALLYEAAQVLLARVSKWS; from the coding sequence GTGAAAGAGCCGGCGGTGTGCATCATCGATGAAGCAGGCAAGGTGTACCGGGCAATGAAAGTGGCAAGCCATCCCGTGGATTTGCGCGGGTGCTCGAGGATCCTGCTTGGGATTTTGAGCGGATCGGGCTTGAAGCCGGACCTTTATCCAATGGCTGTTCGAGCGTCTTGCCAAAGCTGGCTTGCCGGTGATCTGCATCGAGACCCGGCACATCAAGGCATTTCTCCAGGCCCAGCCGAACAAATCCGATCGCATCTATTCCTGCGGTGCCCAGATGGTGCGAAACGTCGGGCACTGCTGTCGGCACGCAAGCTGCTGCAGGACAGGGCGATTGCCATCGAGAAGGACATCCGCGGGATCTGCGCAATTTCGGGGCTCAAGGTGGGCATGGTCAGTGCCGCAAAATTCGAGCAACGCATCCACGAGCTCGCCGAAGGCCTGCCCGACCTGATCGAGCTCCTTGAGCCGCTGCTCGATGCACGAAGCAAGCTGCGCCAGCACTTTGCCGCCCTTCACCGAAACGTTCTGGTGCTCGCTCGGGAGGATGGGAGGTGCCGTCTGATGACGGTCCCAGGGGGTCGGGCCGGTCGCGGCGCTAGCCTACACCGCAACCATGGACATTGCGATCCGCTCCGCAGCTTCAAAGCTGTTGGCCCGGTCCTGGGCCTGACACCGATGCTTAGTGAGTCGGGCGAAAGCCGCCGGGTCGGCCGCATCTCGCTGTGCGGCGACGCCATGGTGCGCGCGCTGCTCTATGAAGCCGCGCAGGTCCTGCTGGCGCGCGTGTCCAAGTGGTCGTGA
- a CDS encoding CoA ester lyase yields the protein MNQAEDVHWRSLLFVPADNARYLEKARTSRADAIVLDLEDAVLTEHKAEARSAVQGMARSVRTGSRDVLVRINRPLSLAVRDIEAAVCGHVKAIVVAKSAGAGHLALLSEVLDELEAASGLSRGHTKLLPLIETAEAVARLEEIASSPRVIAIACGDEDLAAVLGCDPNSETVIAVKYRLVVAAALRGIRPLGLLGTIAEFRDIEKYRSFVRRSHDAGLKGTLCIHPSQVDVANEGFAPDDEQLEYARRVVEAAEVARKSGAAAVALDGKMIDTPVLRRAENVLKAVQL from the coding sequence ATGAACCAAGCCGAGGATGTCCATTGGCGCTCACTTCTCTTCGTTCCGGCAGACAACGCGCGTTATCTGGAAAAAGCACGCACTTCTCGAGCCGATGCCATCGTTCTCGATCTTGAAGACGCTGTTCTGACGGAACACAAAGCGGAAGCGCGCTCTGCGGTTCAAGGCATGGCCAGGAGTGTTCGCACCGGCTCACGAGACGTCCTTGTGCGCATCAACCGGCCCTTGTCATTGGCCGTCCGCGATATAGAGGCCGCCGTCTGTGGCCATGTCAAAGCGATCGTGGTGGCGAAATCTGCCGGCGCGGGGCATCTGGCGCTGCTGAGTGAGGTTCTCGATGAACTAGAAGCTGCGTCGGGCCTATCGCGGGGTCATACAAAACTCTTGCCTCTTATCGAAACTGCCGAGGCCGTAGCTCGGCTGGAAGAGATCGCATCCTCTCCGCGTGTGATAGCGATCGCATGCGGCGATGAGGACCTCGCCGCAGTGCTGGGGTGCGATCCGAACTCGGAAACCGTCATCGCGGTGAAGTATCGGCTTGTCGTAGCCGCGGCCCTTCGGGGAATTCGGCCGCTCGGCCTCTTGGGCACAATCGCAGAGTTTCGGGACATCGAGAAGTATCGCTCCTTCGTCCGGCGATCGCATGATGCCGGATTAAAAGGGACGTTGTGCATCCATCCTAGCCAGGTGGACGTCGCGAATGAAGGCTTTGCGCCAGATGACGAGCAGCTTGAGTATGCGAGACGCGTCGTCGAGGCCGCTGAAGTTGCTCGCAAGAGCGGTGCGGCAGCCGTCGCTCTAGATGGAAAGATGATCGACACACCTGTGTTACGCCGCGCCGAGAATGTGCTGAAGGCTGTTCAGTTGTAA
- a CDS encoding acetyl-CoA carboxylase biotin carboxylase subunit family protein — MARRALILVEGHRGNGLSYVQAAQHLGLHPITLSADPTQYSYLAAEEIETILVDTDNLDALIRECSQLRATYDIAGITGALDSVYAAVGKLCQHFDLPGPNPRSIERCSDKFTQRQLLAGAGIPIPAYRLAANATDVQSSAAEIGLPVILKPTVGSGSRGVRLCRDVDELTEHTDYLLGGKHTWRSSPRILIEEFAQGPYYFAETMGNEVIGIGAGDWGRPPHFVCRAMTFPALLSDNEHKRVTDVSLGCLRALGLGWGPTNIEFRWTKLGPVVIEVNPRLAGAPEPQLVQLAYGVDLISEHIKLVIGDECNLRRRHSQTAAARYLVPDRDGTLDWIDGHSQAAAIPGVAEVELYVEPKTPIVRKGDVRDCIGQIIAVSPSHARTEAIIQRAVDSIDWLITPVKS, encoded by the coding sequence ATGGCAAGAAGAGCGCTTATCCTGGTTGAAGGTCATCGGGGAAATGGTTTGTCATACGTCCAAGCAGCCCAGCATCTTGGCCTTCATCCAATTACCTTGTCGGCCGACCCAACTCAGTACAGCTATCTTGCTGCGGAAGAGATCGAGACTATCCTTGTCGATACAGACAATCTCGATGCTTTGATTCGCGAATGTTCTCAGCTACGTGCGACCTATGACATTGCTGGGATCACGGGCGCCTTGGACTCAGTCTATGCGGCAGTCGGCAAGCTCTGCCAGCATTTCGATCTACCGGGACCGAACCCTAGATCGATTGAACGGTGTAGTGACAAATTCACTCAACGTCAGCTTCTCGCGGGGGCTGGCATTCCAATTCCTGCTTATCGCTTGGCAGCGAATGCAACCGACGTACAAAGCTCTGCTGCGGAAATCGGCCTTCCGGTGATTCTAAAGCCAACGGTAGGCAGCGGCAGCAGGGGTGTCCGATTGTGCCGCGACGTCGATGAGTTAACGGAACATACGGACTATCTGCTGGGCGGGAAGCACACATGGCGGTCTTCACCGAGAATACTGATCGAAGAATTCGCACAAGGCCCGTATTATTTCGCTGAGACAATGGGAAATGAGGTCATTGGGATTGGCGCCGGTGACTGGGGCCGCCCACCGCATTTCGTTTGTCGAGCGATGACCTTTCCGGCCCTGCTGAGCGATAACGAGCATAAGCGTGTCACCGATGTTTCGCTAGGCTGTTTGCGAGCTCTCGGCCTTGGGTGGGGTCCGACGAACATTGAATTCCGGTGGACGAAGCTTGGACCAGTCGTCATTGAAGTCAATCCGCGTCTTGCTGGCGCGCCCGAGCCTCAATTGGTTCAACTGGCTTACGGTGTCGATCTCATCTCCGAGCACATCAAGCTTGTCATCGGCGACGAATGCAATTTGCGCAGAAGGCATTCGCAGACTGCGGCCGCGCGGTACCTAGTTCCTGATCGCGATGGCACTCTCGATTGGATTGACGGCCACAGTCAGGCGGCTGCTATACCAGGTGTCGCCGAGGTCGAATTGTATGTTGAACCCAAGACGCCGATCGTTAGGAAAGGTGATGTCCGAGACTGCATAGGACAGATCATCGCCGTTTCACCCAGCCACGCTCGGACCGAAGCGATAATCCAGCGTGCCGTTGACTCGATTGATTGGTTGATCACGCCGGTGAAGTCCTAA
- a CDS encoding transposase, translating to MGFTASGAKVLLHLMAGFKEDAETVSAFFQDMRGCGLGDPLLVVCDGAAGIIKAIETCFPRSERQRCLGHRMRNVAAKVPADRWPEFKARATAAYQAPSRAIARDLAAGLVNDYEARARPPASWTTSKRQSRI from the coding sequence CTGGGGTTTACGGCATCTGGCGCCAAAGTACTTCTGCATCTGATGGCGGGTTTCAAGGAGGACGCCGAGACGGTGAGCGCATTCTTCCAGGACATGCGCGGCTGCGGGCTCGGCGATCCGCTGCTCGTCGTGTGCGACGGGGCAGCCGGCATCATTAAGGCGATCGAGACCTGCTTTCCGCGCTCGGAGCGTCAGCGCTGCCTGGGGCACCGGATGCGCAATGTCGCCGCCAAGGTGCCGGCAGACCGCTGGCCCGAGTTCAAGGCCCGCGCCACCGCGGCTTATCAGGCTCCCTCGCGCGCCATTGCCCGCGATCTCGCCGCCGGTCTGGTGAACGACTACGAGGCCCGAGCGCGGCCGCCTGCTTCATGGACGACTTCGAAGCGGCAATCGCGCATCTGA
- a CDS encoding acetyl-CoA carboxylase biotin carboxylase subunit family protein translates to MARRALILVEGHQRMGLLYVQAAQRLGLYPITLSANPAQYKYLAAEENEAIRVDTDDLDALIRECSRLRANYDIAGITGFSRADESACVTAGKLGQHFDLPGPNPASIERCCDKSVQRQLLAEAGVPIPEFRLATNATEAESSAVEIGLPVILKPAVGAGSSGVRLCRSVDEVTEHMTYLLGGEHLWRSSPRILVEEFAQGPLYIAQIMGNVVIAIGAALYGPPPHFVCRQLNYPAVLTEDENKRIAAVSLNCLRALDLGWGPTNIEFRWTELGPVVIEVNPRLAGAPDPQLVQLAYGVDLISEHIKLVIGNECNLSRRRSQTAAARMLVPDDDGTLDWIDGNSQAAAISGVAEVKLYVEPKTLIVRRGDYLDKLGHVIAASACPARTEAILQRAVDSIRWSITPFPTLGN, encoded by the coding sequence ATGGCAAGAAGAGCGCTCATCCTAGTTGAAGGCCATCAGCGTATGGGTCTTCTATACGTTCAAGCGGCCCAGCGTCTCGGTCTGTATCCAATTACCCTGTCGGCTAATCCAGCTCAGTACAAATATCTTGCAGCTGAAGAGAATGAGGCAATCCGTGTGGATACAGACGATCTCGATGCGCTGATCCGTGAATGTTCCCGGCTACGTGCCAACTACGACATTGCTGGTATTACTGGCTTTTCGCGCGCCGACGAGTCGGCCTGCGTGACAGCTGGTAAGCTCGGTCAGCACTTCGATCTGCCGGGACCGAACCCTGCATCAATTGAGCGATGCTGCGACAAATCCGTTCAACGTCAGCTCCTTGCGGAGGCCGGCGTTCCAATACCTGAATTTCGCTTGGCTACCAATGCGACGGAGGCAGAAAGCTCTGCCGTGGAGATCGGCCTCCCGGTTATCCTTAAGCCAGCCGTGGGCGCCGGCAGCAGCGGTGTCCGTTTGTGCCGCAGTGTCGACGAGGTAACCGAACATATGACCTATTTGTTGGGCGGGGAGCACCTATGGCGGTCTTCGCCGAGGATACTGGTCGAAGAGTTCGCCCAGGGGCCTCTCTATATCGCTCAGATAATGGGAAATGTGGTGATTGCGATAGGCGCCGCTTTATACGGCCCACCACCGCATTTTGTCTGTCGTCAATTGAACTATCCGGCCGTGCTGACTGAGGACGAGAACAAACGTATCGCCGCTGTTTCACTGAACTGTTTGCGAGCTCTCGACCTCGGCTGGGGGCCAACGAACATTGAATTCCGGTGGACGGAGCTTGGCCCAGTCGTCATTGAAGTCAATCCGCGCCTTGCTGGCGCGCCCGATCCTCAGCTTGTTCAGCTGGCTTACGGTGTCGATCTCATCTCCGAGCACATCAAGCTTGTCATCGGCAACGAATGCAATTTGAGCAGGAGGCGTTCGCAGACTGCGGCTGCGCGTATGTTAGTCCCTGATGACGATGGCACCCTCGACTGGATAGATGGAAACAGTCAGGCGGCTGCTATATCAGGTGTCGCCGAGGTCAAATTGTATGTTGAACCCAAGACGCTGATCGTTAGGAGAGGCGATTACTTAGACAAGCTCGGACATGTCATCGCCGCGTCAGCCTGCCCCGCCCGGACGGAGGCGATACTCCAGCGTGCTGTCGACTCAATTCGTTGGTCCATCACACCATTCCCGACCCTTGGCAATTAG
- a CDS encoding acetyl-CoA carboxylase biotin carboxylase subunit family protein → MATRTLILIEGTRGNGPLYVQAAQRLGLYTITLSADPAQYDYLAAGSFEAIRVDTGSLDALIRECTRLCVTYDIAGITTATESFYATVGKLCQHFALPGPNPASVERCCDKFVQRQLLAQAGVPIPEFRLAVDAADAESSAVKIGLPVILKPSVGIGSSGVRLCCNVDEVTEHMTYLLGGKHMWLSSQKQRKWQSSPGILVEAFAQGPHYIAEIMGNEVIGISAAGFGPPPHFVFRELTFPALLTEDENKRIAAVSLNCLRALDLGWGPTCIELRWTKLGPVVIEVNPRLAGAPDPQLIQLAYGVDLISEHIKLVIGDECNLSRRRSQTAAARMLVPDDDGTLDWIDGNRQAAAISGVAEVKLYVEPKTLIVRKGDDRDCLGRVMAVSPSPALTAAILQRAVDSIRWSITPSPMLGE, encoded by the coding sequence ATGGCAACAAGAACGCTCATCCTGATTGAAGGCACAAGGGGTAATGGTCCGCTATACGTTCAAGCGGCCCAGCGCCTTGGTCTTTATACAATTACCCTGTCCGCTGATCCAGCTCAGTACGACTATCTTGCGGCGGGAAGCTTTGAGGCGATACGTGTGGACACAGGCAGCCTCGATGCGCTGATCCGTGAATGTACCCGACTATGCGTGACCTATGACATCGCTGGTATTACGACTGCCACGGAGTCGTTCTATGCGACGGTTGGGAAGCTCTGCCAGCACTTCGCTTTACCGGGACCCAACCCGGCATCGGTTGAACGATGCTGCGACAAATTCGTTCAACGTCAGCTCCTTGCGCAGGCCGGCGTTCCAATACCTGAATTTCGCTTGGCAGTGGATGCGGCGGACGCAGAAAGCTCCGCCGTGAAGATCGGCCTCCCGGTTATTCTTAAGCCATCCGTTGGCATCGGCAGCAGCGGCGTCCGTTTGTGCTGCAATGTCGACGAGGTAACCGAACATATGACCTATTTGTTGGGCGGAAAGCACATGTGGCTGTCTTCACAAAAGCAACGTAAATGGCAGTCCTCGCCAGGAATACTGGTCGAAGCGTTCGCACAGGGGCCCCATTATATCGCTGAGATAATGGGGAATGAGGTCATTGGAATCAGCGCCGCTGGCTTCGGTCCGCCGCCGCATTTCGTCTTTCGTGAGTTGACCTTTCCGGCCCTGCTGACTGAGGACGAGAACAAACGTATCGCCGCTGTTTCACTGAACTGTTTGCGAGCTCTCGACCTTGGCTGGGGGCCAACGTGCATCGAACTCCGGTGGACGAAGCTTGGCCCAGTCGTCATTGAAGTCAATCCGCGTCTTGCTGGCGCGCCCGATCCTCAGCTGATTCAGCTGGCTTACGGTGTCGATCTCATCTCCGAGCACATCAAGCTTGTCATCGGCGACGAATGCAATTTGAGCAGGAGGCGTTCGCAGACTGCGGCTGCGCGTATGTTAGTCCCTGATGACGATGGCACCCTCGACTGGATAGATGGAAACAGACAGGCGGCTGCTATATCAGGTGTCGCCGAGGTCAAATTATATGTTGAACCCAAGACGCTGATCGTTAGGAAAGGCGATGACCGAGACTGCCTCGGACGTGTTATGGCCGTCTCACCCAGCCCTGCCCTGACCGCGGCGATTCTCCAGCGTGCCGTCGATTCAATTCGTTGGTCCATCACACCATCTCCGATGCTTGGCGAATAG
- a CDS encoding transposase, with amino-acid sequence MLRVSTRERRADREQPDRRVLAYASRYGQALVDRRLYLPQSWTKDRTRCAKASFPETVEFATKPKMARHGRGGARCRRPMRLRSWLRCLRGGQ; translated from the coding sequence GTGTTGCGCGTCAGTACTCGGGAACGGCGGGCGGATCGAGAACAGCCAGATCGGCGTGTCTTGGCTTACGCGAGTCGCTACGGTCAAGCGCTGGTCGATCGTCGGCTTTATCTGCCGCAGAGTTGGACAAAGGATCGGACGCGGTGTGCCAAGGCGTCATTTCCGGAGACGGTCGAGTTTGCGACCAAGCCGAAGATGGCGCGCCATGGTCGAGGCGGCGCTCGATGCCGGCGTCCCATGCGCTTACGTTCTTGGCTACGCTGTCTACGGGGCGGACAGTAG
- a CDS encoding GNAT family N-acetyltransferase, which yields MRLTTERLILRPWEDKDRGPMARIYSDAHVRRFFPKVLTVEEANVKIDVAIERARTNGFHFQAAELKGSGELIGMIGLGVFSEAVQAAIPSHRSVEIGWVLAKEHWGKGFATEGARAWLEYAWSIGLPEVAAFTAKENEPSQKVMQKIGMIYDPAGDYENPEFGAGHWLRPQVVYRKRNPTL from the coding sequence ATGAGGCTGACGACTGAACGTCTCATATTGCGTCCCTGGGAGGACAAAGACCGGGGCCCAATGGCACGAATTTACAGTGACGCGCACGTCAGACGCTTCTTTCCCAAAGTGCTGACGGTCGAGGAAGCGAATGTCAAGATCGACGTTGCGATCGAGCGTGCCCGGACCAACGGGTTTCATTTTCAGGCCGCTGAGCTGAAGGGCAGCGGCGAGCTTATCGGTATGATCGGGCTCGGCGTCTTCTCAGAGGCGGTGCAGGCGGCAATTCCCAGCCATCGGAGCGTCGAAATCGGATGGGTGCTCGCAAAGGAACATTGGGGCAAAGGATTCGCGACCGAAGGTGCGCGGGCATGGCTCGAGTACGCCTGGTCAATCGGTCTGCCGGAGGTCGCGGCCTTCACAGCCAAGGAGAACGAGCCGAGCCAAAAGGTCATGCAGAAGATCGGCATGATTTATGATCCCGCGGGCGACTACGAGAACCCCGAGTTCGGCGCGGGCCACTGGTTGCGGCCTCAAGTGGTCTACCGGAAGCGGAATCCGACGTTGTAA